cacggtggcctggcccgcgatcggggcccaccgatccgcgggcgggcctgtgccgtgggggcactctttcccttccgcctcctccacggtctccaccatggcggaggcggaagagactccctccactgcgcatgcgcgggaatgctgtcagcggccgctaacgctcccgcgcatgcgccgcccggagatgtcatttccgcaccagctggtggggcaccaaaggccttttccgccagctggcggggcggaaattcctccggcgccggcctagcccctcaatgttggggctcggcccccaaagatgcggagcattccgcacctttgcggcggcgcgatgcccgtctgatttgcgccgttttgggtgccagtcggcggacatcgcgccgtttccggagatttccgcccagtgtttttcaaactttttttccggggacccatttttactaactggccaaccttcgcgacccacgccggccgaccttcgcgacccacgtcagccgaccttcacgacccaccattttctcttacattgtttgctgctgacaaaatggaggaatcacaatctCGCCCAAAGCACATGACGGCGACGTTCGGGggctgtgacctgctctctgcctccctcaggcaggaagattatatagaattttttaaaaaatcttctgcgtctccgattgtgCAAATTTTCGATcctcagccgcagcagccggcttttatattcaatttttatttattttttgtaaattgtaacaatgttgttgcccggcacgtttaatcaaagagaccaaagcccatgtcatcgtcagactcttcagattcttcctgtttcttctcgtCCTTTTCCTCTTCAGCAGCAACAtgggcagcggtggaaacaactgctgcagcagctggggcactgctaccagcaccaacgttgcagatcaaactattgacgtcaatattagccaatgccttggcaaacagactaggccagaaaggctcaatggtcacaccagctgttttaatcaggacattgagtttgtcttcggtgacgGTGACCTCGTCGTTGTGCAGGATGAGGGTGCTGTAGATC
This portion of the Scyliorhinus torazame isolate Kashiwa2021f chromosome 5, sScyTor2.1, whole genome shotgun sequence genome encodes:
- the LOC140422702 gene encoding large ribosomal subunit protein P1-like, whose product is MASTSELAWIYSTLILHNDEVTVTEDKLNVLIKTAGVTIEPFWPSLFAKALANIDVNSLICNVGAGSSAPAAAAVVSTAAHVAAEEEKDEKKQEESEESDDDMGFGLFD